A region from the Janthinobacterium agaricidamnosum genome encodes:
- the egtD gene encoding L-histidine N(alpha)-methyltransferase: MTMPLAQQQSDLYPASNASAASATPVTIAEISAGLLARDAWTSPKYLYDALGSKLFEAICALPEYYPTRTEAAIFARHGAEIAHAVGPGSTLIDLGAGNCAKAASLFPLLHPAQYVAVDISYDFLSESLSRLQQRFPHIEMTGLGLDFSSRLDLPDSVREARRLFFYPGSSIGNFAPEQATAFLRRLRANADGDGGLLIGVDLIKEDAILDAAYDDALGVTAAFNLNMLRHVNGLIGADFDVRAWRHHGFFNADEHRVEMHLEARSEQVVHWKGGQRRFAKGERIHTEDSYKYTRPAFVGLLEQAGFSTVQVWTDPQQWFAVIYARIIRD, encoded by the coding sequence ATGACCATGCCACTCGCGCAACAGCAGTCCGATTTGTATCCCGCCAGCAACGCCAGCGCGGCCAGCGCCACTCCTGTCACGATAGCCGAGATCAGCGCAGGCCTGTTGGCGCGCGATGCCTGGACGTCGCCCAAGTACCTGTACGACGCGCTCGGCTCGAAACTGTTCGAAGCCATCTGCGCCTTGCCCGAGTACTATCCGACGCGTACCGAGGCGGCCATCTTCGCGCGCCACGGCGCCGAGATCGCGCACGCCGTGGGGCCGGGCAGCACCCTGATCGACCTGGGCGCGGGCAATTGCGCCAAGGCCGCCAGCCTGTTTCCGCTGCTGCATCCGGCGCAATATGTGGCCGTGGATATTTCCTACGATTTTCTCAGTGAATCGCTGAGCCGGCTGCAGCAGCGCTTTCCGCATATCGAGATGACGGGTCTGGGCCTGGATTTCTCCAGCCGCCTGGACTTGCCCGACAGCGTGCGCGAGGCGCGGCGATTGTTCTTCTATCCCGGCTCGTCGATCGGCAATTTTGCGCCTGAGCAAGCGACCGCTTTTTTGCGCCGCCTGCGCGCGAACGCGGACGGCGATGGCGGCCTGCTGATCGGCGTCGACCTGATCAAGGAAGACGCCATCCTCGACGCCGCCTATGACGACGCGCTGGGCGTCACGGCCGCTTTTAATCTGAACATGCTGCGCCACGTGAACGGCCTGATCGGCGCCGACTTCGACGTGCGCGCGTGGCGGCACCACGGCTTTTTCAACGCCGACGAGCACCGCGTCGAAATGCACCTGGAAGCGCGCAGCGAACAAGTTGTCCATTGGAAAGGTGGCCAGCGCCGTTTCGCGAAAGGCGAACGCATCCATACAGAGGACAGCTATAAATATACGCGCCCGGCCTTCGTCGGCTTGCTGGAGCAGGCGGGGTTTTCCACCGTGCAAGTCTGGACGGACCCGCAGCAGTGGTTTGCCGTCATTTATGCGCGCATCATCAGGGACTAA
- a CDS encoding methyl-accepting chemotaxis protein, which produces MKLTDMKIGARLGAGFGVVLLLMAVLVGTGLLRLDKIGTLSEAIIEKDWAKADAIATIRSTTRSNAALVLELFIHEDPARASAIHGEIDANKATITDALAILDRLIVLPEGKELLATLKQQRKAYVVSFSQADKLLVAGQRAEAAKHVRDDTLPALNQLQKTVNRLNEIQRGVVVHGGQQIQQNISAANVLMASLGTAALLLGVLFAWRVTRSITAPVAYALGVAQAVAAGDLSSKIVAEGNDEMAQLLRALHDMNRNLATLVGQVRGGTGTIAVASSQIASGNADLSARTEAQASALEETASSMIELTGTVRSNSDNARQADSLARSASAIAQRGGTAMAEVIGTMDAINASSRKIVDIIAVIDGIAFQTNILALNAAVEAARAGEQGRGFAVVASEVRNLAQRSAAAAKEIKELIADSVTRVGQGAQLVSQAGATMDEVVASVGRVSAIVGEISVANHEQSEGIEQINAAIMQMDQTTQQNAALVEEAAAAAAAMHEQAGDLETLVSQFKLEQNASAKAPPRPDAPAVPRLH; this is translated from the coding sequence ATGAAATTGACGGACATGAAGATAGGCGCGCGCCTGGGCGCGGGTTTTGGCGTGGTGCTGCTGCTGATGGCAGTGCTGGTGGGCACGGGCCTGTTGCGCCTGGACAAGATCGGCACGCTCAGCGAAGCCATCATCGAGAAAGACTGGGCCAAGGCGGACGCCATCGCCACCATCCGCAGCACCACGCGCTCGAACGCGGCACTCGTGCTGGAACTGTTCATCCATGAAGATCCGGCCCGCGCCAGCGCCATCCACGGCGAAATCGATGCCAACAAGGCCACCATCACCGATGCGCTGGCCATCCTCGACCGCCTGATCGTGCTGCCTGAAGGCAAGGAACTGCTGGCTACGCTGAAACAGCAGCGCAAGGCCTATGTCGTCTCGTTCAGCCAGGCAGACAAGCTGCTGGTGGCGGGACAGCGCGCGGAAGCGGCCAAGCACGTGCGCGACGATACCCTGCCCGCCCTGAATCAGTTGCAAAAGACGGTGAACCGCCTGAATGAAATCCAGCGCGGCGTGGTCGTGCATGGCGGCCAGCAAATCCAGCAGAATATTTCCGCAGCGAATGTGCTGATGGCCAGCCTGGGCACGGCCGCCTTGCTGCTGGGCGTGCTCTTTGCCTGGCGGGTCACGCGCTCGATCACCGCGCCCGTCGCCTATGCGCTTGGCGTGGCGCAAGCCGTGGCGGCAGGCGACTTGAGCAGCAAGATCGTGGCCGAGGGCAACGATGAAATGGCCCAGCTGCTGCGCGCGCTGCACGACATGAACCGCAACCTGGCGACCCTCGTAGGCCAGGTGCGCGGCGGCACGGGCACGATCGCCGTGGCGTCGAGCCAGATCGCCAGCGGCAATGCCGACCTGTCGGCCCGCACGGAAGCGCAGGCCAGCGCGCTGGAAGAAACGGCCTCGTCGATGATCGAACTGACGGGCACCGTGCGCAGCAACAGCGACAATGCGCGCCAGGCCGACAGCCTGGCCCGCTCGGCCTCCGCCATCGCCCAGCGCGGCGGCACGGCCATGGCGGAAGTGATCGGCACCATGGACGCCATCAATGCCTCGTCGCGCAAGATCGTCGACATCATCGCCGTCATCGACGGCATCGCTTTCCAGACGAATATCCTGGCACTGAATGCGGCCGTGGAAGCGGCGCGTGCCGGCGAGCAAGGCCGCGGCTTTGCCGTCGTGGCGTCGGAAGTGCGCAACCTGGCGCAACGCTCGGCGGCGGCGGCAAAAGAGATCAAGGAACTCATTGCCGACTCCGTCACGCGGGTCGGCCAGGGCGCGCAGCTGGTCAGCCAGGCGGGCGCCACGATGGATGAAGTGGTGGCCAGCGTGGGCCGGGTCAGCGCCATCGTCGGTGAAATCAGCGTCGCCAACCACGAGCAGAGCGAAGGCATCGAGCAGATCAATGCGGCCATCATGCAGATGGACCAGACGACGCAACAGAACGCGGCCCTGGTCGAGGAAGCGGCCGCGGCGGCGGCGGCCATGCATGAACAGGCGGGCGACCTGGAAACCCTCGTCAGCCAGTTCAAGCTCGAGCAGAACGCCAGCGCCAAGGCACCGCCCCGCCCTGACGCGCCCGCCGTCCCGCGCCTGCACTAA
- a CDS encoding barstar family protein has translation MNRPALVTIDLSEINTTRQLHAALAAALDFPSFYGMNWDAFWDAVTGLVDMPQQLELRGWQGLAARLPREAALLRRCLERARQEMPDSASHVHYM, from the coding sequence GTGAATCGACCTGCCCTGGTGACGATCGACTTGAGCGAGATCAACACCACGCGCCAGCTGCACGCGGCGCTGGCGGCCGCGCTGGATTTCCCTTCCTTCTACGGCATGAACTGGGATGCCTTCTGGGATGCCGTCACGGGCCTGGTGGACATGCCGCAACAACTGGAGCTGCGCGGCTGGCAGGGACTGGCGGCGCGCCTGCCCCGCGAGGCGGCCCTGTTGCGGCGCTGCCTGGAACGCGCGCGGCAGGAAATGCCGGACTCGGCATCACACGTGCACTACATGTAA
- a CDS encoding patatin-like phospholipase family protein codes for MFPKRLTLLALAAFVLAGCDTTAPKPVQVLTPPEPVVAPRKIKIGLALGGGAARGFAHIGVIKALESQGIHADIVTGTSAGSVVGALYAAGNSGFTLQKMAFDMDEAAISDWALPLFGKSSGVLKGEALQSYVNKAVGGVSLEKLKIPFGVVATDLKNGQPILFQRGNTGMAVRASSAVPGVFQPVTIAGHTYVDGGLVAPVPVRFARDMGADFIIAVNISSQTDTQKAISSMEVIMQTFAIMGQRINQFELKDADVVIQPSLGTMKGNDFNSRNQAILAGEQATFAVMAQLKQKLKAKREQ; via the coding sequence ATGTTCCCTAAACGCCTGACCCTGCTTGCCCTGGCCGCCTTCGTGCTGGCCGGCTGCGATACCACCGCCCCGAAACCTGTACAAGTATTGACGCCGCCCGAACCCGTCGTCGCTCCCCGCAAGATCAAGATCGGCCTGGCGCTGGGCGGCGGCGCGGCGCGCGGTTTTGCGCACATCGGCGTGATCAAGGCGCTCGAATCGCAGGGTATACATGCCGACATCGTCACCGGCACCAGCGCCGGCAGCGTGGTGGGCGCCCTGTATGCGGCAGGCAACTCGGGCTTCACCTTGCAAAAGATGGCCTTCGACATGGACGAGGCGGCCATTTCCGACTGGGCCTTGCCCCTGTTCGGCAAGTCGTCCGGCGTGCTGAAAGGCGAAGCGCTGCAAAGCTATGTCAACAAGGCGGTCGGCGGCGTGTCGCTGGAAAAGCTGAAGATTCCGTTTGGCGTGGTGGCGACCGACCTCAAAAATGGCCAGCCGATCCTGTTCCAGCGCGGTAACACCGGCATGGCCGTGCGCGCCTCGTCGGCCGTGCCGGGCGTGTTCCAGCCCGTGACGATCGCCGGCCATACCTATGTCGATGGCGGCCTCGTCGCTCCCGTGCCCGTGCGCTTTGCGCGCGACATGGGTGCCGACTTCATCATCGCCGTGAATATTTCGTCGCAAACGGATACGCAAAAGGCCATCAGTTCGATGGAAGTCATCATGCAGACCTTCGCCATCATGGGGCAGCGCATCAACCAGTTCGAATTGAAAGATGCGGACGTGGTGATCCAGCCCAGCCTGGGCACCATGAAAGGGAACGATTTCAACAGCCGCAACCAGGCCATCCTGGCGGGCGAGCAGGCGACGTTTGCCGTCATGGCGCAACTCAAGCAAAAGCTGAAAGCCAAACGCGAGCAGTAG
- the carA gene encoding glutamine-hydrolyzing carbamoyl-phosphate synthase small subunit, translating into MPPFFSGPAVPAILALADGTIFKGFSIGAAGHTTGEVVFNTSMTGYQEILTDPSYCRQMVTLTYPHIGNTGVNPEDVESSKVHAAGLIIRDLPLLASNFRSTLSLSDYLKAENIVAIAGIDTRKLTRILREKGAQGGAILVGTQGNEPSSAQALELARSFPGLAGMDLAKVVSAKAPYEYRETEWTLGEGYGQLADADAKYHVVAFDYGVKRNILRMLTARGCKVTVLPAQATAADALALNPDGIFLSNGPGDPEPCDYAIAATRELIEKGIPTFGICLGHQIMALASGAKTLKMKFGHHGANHPVQDLETKQVLITSQNHGFAVDAATLPANCRVTHESLFDGSLQGFARTDKPAFCFQGHPEASPGPMDVAYLFDRFINLMAAEEKKKNA; encoded by the coding sequence TTGCCGCCATTTTTTTCTGGCCCTGCCGTTCCAGCCATATTAGCGCTTGCTGATGGAACGATCTTTAAAGGTTTTTCGATCGGTGCCGCCGGTCATACCACGGGCGAGGTTGTTTTCAACACCTCGATGACCGGGTATCAGGAAATCCTTACCGACCCAAGCTATTGCCGCCAGATGGTCACCCTGACCTATCCGCATATCGGCAATACGGGCGTCAATCCCGAAGACGTCGAGTCTTCCAAGGTACACGCCGCTGGCCTCATCATCCGCGATCTGCCATTGCTGGCATCCAATTTCCGTTCCACGCTCTCCCTGTCCGATTACCTGAAAGCTGAAAATATCGTCGCCATCGCCGGCATCGATACACGCAAGCTCACGCGCATCCTGCGTGAAAAAGGTGCGCAGGGCGGTGCCATCCTCGTCGGTACGCAAGGCAACGAGCCATCTAGCGCCCAAGCGCTGGAGCTGGCCCGCTCCTTCCCCGGCCTGGCCGGCATGGACCTGGCCAAGGTCGTCTCGGCCAAGGCGCCGTATGAATACCGCGAAACGGAATGGACCCTGGGCGAAGGCTACGGCCAGCTGGCTGACGCGGACGCGAAATACCACGTGGTCGCCTTCGACTACGGCGTCAAGCGCAACATCCTGCGCATGCTGACGGCGCGCGGCTGCAAAGTCACCGTGCTGCCCGCGCAAGCGACGGCGGCCGACGCCCTGGCGCTGAATCCGGACGGCATCTTCCTGTCGAACGGCCCCGGCGACCCGGAACCGTGCGACTACGCCATCGCGGCGACCCGCGAGTTGATCGAGAAGGGTATCCCGACCTTCGGCATCTGCCTCGGCCACCAGATCATGGCGCTCGCTTCCGGCGCGAAGACCTTGAAGATGAAGTTCGGCCACCACGGCGCCAACCACCCGGTGCAAGACCTGGAAACGAAACAGGTCTTGATTACCTCGCAAAACCACGGTTTCGCAGTCGACGCGGCAACTCTGCCCGCGAATTGCCGCGTGACCCATGAATCGCTGTTCGACGGCTCCCTGCAAGGCTTTGCCCGCACGGACAAGCCGGCCTTCTGCTTCCAGGGCCACCCTGAAGCGTCGCCGGGCCCGATGGATGTTGCTTACCTGTTTGACCGCTTCATCAACTTGATGGCTGCGGAGGAGAAAAAGAAAAATGCCTAA
- the leuA gene encoding 2-isopropylmalate synthase has protein sequence MMLQNPASKYRAFPPVKLTDRQWPNQIISKPPIWMSTDLRDGNQSLIEPMSAEKKLRFFEMLIAIGLKEIEVGFPSASQTDFDFVRKLVDEGRIPDDVTIIVLTQSREELIRRTVESVVGAKRAIVHLYNSVAPVFRKVVFGMSREEITNIATTGTTLVKQLVAQHPETEWGFEYTPESFSTTELDFSKHICDAVSAIWKPTPANKMIINLPSTVECSTPNVYADQIEWMSRKLARRDSIIISVHPHNDRGTAVASAELAVMAGADRVEGCLFGNGERTGNVDLVTLAMNLYTQGVHPGLDFSDIDTVRKCVEECNQLPVHPRHPYAGDLVFTAFSGSHQDAIKKGFAKQQPDSIWEVPYLPIDPADLGRSYDAVIRVNSQSGKGGMAYLLEQEYGLVLPRRLQIEFSRAVQAVADATGREIAAQDIHEIFQKEYLEQTAPYAYAAHRMVEDTSSDESVQIDISLSHRQTPLALQGGGNGPIDAFVNALGLDIKLMDYHEHSIGSGANAQAACYVELRLDNGPTLFGAAIDSNIVTASFKAVLSAVNRRIKQTDAEKTTAADVAASAA, from the coding sequence ATGATGTTGCAAAACCCAGCTTCCAAATACCGCGCCTTTCCTCCAGTTAAATTGACCGACCGTCAATGGCCGAACCAGATCATCAGCAAACCGCCGATCTGGATGAGCACCGACTTGCGCGACGGCAATCAGTCCCTGATCGAGCCGATGAGTGCGGAAAAGAAGCTGCGGTTCTTCGAGATGCTGATCGCCATCGGCCTGAAGGAAATCGAAGTGGGTTTCCCATCGGCATCGCAGACGGATTTCGATTTCGTGCGCAAGCTTGTCGATGAAGGCCGCATTCCGGACGACGTCACCATCATCGTGCTGACCCAGTCGCGCGAAGAATTGATCCGCCGCACGGTGGAATCGGTCGTCGGCGCCAAGCGCGCCATCGTCCACCTGTACAACTCCGTGGCGCCCGTGTTCCGCAAGGTCGTGTTCGGCATGTCGCGCGAAGAAATCACGAATATCGCCACCACCGGCACCACTTTGGTAAAACAGCTGGTGGCCCAGCATCCGGAAACGGAATGGGGCTTCGAATACACGCCGGAATCGTTCTCCACCACGGAACTCGATTTCTCCAAGCACATCTGCGACGCCGTCAGCGCCATCTGGAAGCCGACGCCGGCCAACAAGATGATCATCAACCTGCCGTCGACCGTGGAATGCAGCACGCCCAACGTGTATGCGGACCAGATCGAATGGATGTCGCGCAAGCTGGCGCGCCGCGATTCCATCATCATCAGCGTGCACCCGCATAACGACCGCGGCACGGCCGTTGCGTCGGCCGAGCTGGCCGTGATGGCGGGCGCCGACCGCGTCGAAGGTTGCTTGTTCGGCAATGGCGAGCGCACGGGCAACGTCGACCTCGTCACTTTGGCGATGAACTTGTACACGCAGGGCGTGCACCCGGGCCTGGATTTCTCCGACATCGACACCGTGCGCAAGTGCGTGGAAGAGTGCAACCAGCTGCCCGTCCACCCGCGCCACCCGTATGCGGGCGACCTGGTGTTCACGGCATTCTCCGGCTCGCACCAAGATGCCATCAAGAAAGGTTTCGCCAAGCAACAACCGGACAGCATCTGGGAAGTGCCGTACCTGCCCATCGATCCGGCCGACCTGGGCCGCAGCTATGACGCCGTGATCCGCGTCAACAGCCAGTCCGGCAAGGGCGGCATGGCGTATTTGCTGGAACAGGAATACGGCCTGGTCTTGCCGCGCCGCCTGCAGATCGAATTCTCGCGCGCCGTGCAAGCCGTGGCCGACGCCACGGGCCGCGAAATCGCCGCGCAGGATATCCACGAAATCTTCCAGAAGGAATACCTGGAGCAGACGGCGCCGTACGCCTACGCTGCGCACCGCATGGTGGAAGACACCAGCAGCGACGAATCCGTGCAGATCGACATCAGCCTGTCGCACCGCCAGACGCCGCTGGCCCTGCAAGGCGGCGGCAACGGCCCCATCGACGCCTTCGTCAATGCGCTCGGTCTCGACATCAAGCTGATGGATTACCATGAGCACTCGATCGGTTCCGGCGCCAACGCGCAAGCGGCGTGCTATGTGGAATTGCGCCTCGACAACGGCCCGACCCTGTTCGGCGCCGCCATCGACAGCAATATCGTCACCGCCTCGTTCAAGGCCGTGCTGTCGGCCGTGAACCGCCGCATCAAGCAGACGGACGCCGAAAAAACAACAGCGGCCGACGTGGCTGCCAGCGCCGCCTAA
- the egtB gene encoding ergothioneine biosynthesis protein EgtB encodes MLIDHYNTVRQHSLRLAEPLSDEDCGAQSMPDASPVKWHLAHTTWFFETFILESMETAFAPFHPAFRVLFNSYYNGVGEKHPRAQRGLLTRPGMAQVRAYRADVDARVARLLAGELARDERERLTMLLALGLEHEQQHQELLLTDVKHLLAQSALFPAYLDGAVAPARQAAQPTAWLAFDGGLAQIGHAGDGFCFDNELPRHPQYVAPFELASALVTNGEFLAFIEAGGYRTAHWWLAEGWDWVRTQQLSCPLYWQCDEAGRWQEFTLSGLRPLDPQAPATHLSLFEADAYAHWAGARLPTEAEWEVAAQGVDMQVGQLHPAAGAPGTGLRQMFGHCWQWTSSSYAPYPGYRTAPGALGEYNGKFMLNQYVLRGSSCATPAGHARASYRNFFPAGARWQFTGIRLARQVE; translated from the coding sequence ATGCTGATCGATCATTACAATACAGTGCGCCAGCACTCGCTGCGGCTGGCCGAACCCCTGTCCGACGAGGATTGCGGCGCCCAGTCGATGCCGGACGCCAGTCCCGTCAAATGGCACCTCGCGCATACGACCTGGTTTTTCGAAACGTTTATCCTGGAAAGCATGGAAACGGCGTTCGCGCCATTCCACCCGGCTTTCCGCGTGCTGTTCAACTCGTATTACAACGGCGTGGGCGAGAAGCACCCGCGCGCCCAGCGGGGCTTGCTGACGCGCCCCGGCATGGCGCAGGTGCGCGCTTACCGGGCCGACGTCGATGCGCGCGTCGCGCGCCTGCTGGCGGGCGAACTGGCGCGCGACGAACGCGAACGGCTGACCATGCTGCTGGCGCTGGGCCTGGAACACGAGCAGCAGCACCAGGAATTGCTGTTGACGGACGTCAAACACCTGCTGGCGCAGAGCGCCCTGTTTCCTGCCTATCTAGACGGCGCGGTGGCGCCGGCGCGGCAAGCCGCGCAGCCCACGGCCTGGCTCGCCTTCGACGGCGGCCTGGCGCAGATCGGCCATGCGGGCGACGGCTTTTGTTTTGACAATGAATTGCCGCGCCACCCGCAATACGTGGCGCCGTTCGAACTGGCCAGCGCGCTGGTGACGAATGGGGAATTTCTCGCCTTTATCGAGGCGGGCGGCTACCGCACGGCGCATTGGTGGCTGGCCGAAGGCTGGGACTGGGTCCGCACGCAACAGCTGTCCTGCCCGTTGTACTGGCAGTGCGACGAGGCGGGCCGCTGGCAGGAATTCACTTTATCCGGCTTGCGCCCGCTGGACCCGCAGGCGCCGGCCACGCACTTGTCGCTGTTCGAGGCCGATGCGTATGCGCACTGGGCCGGCGCGCGCCTGCCGACGGAAGCGGAGTGGGAAGTGGCGGCGCAGGGCGTCGACATGCAGGTGGGCCAGCTGCATCCGGCGGCCGGCGCGCCGGGAACGGGATTGCGGCAGATGTTCGGTCATTGCTGGCAGTGGACCAGCAGCAGCTATGCGCCGTACCCGGGCTACCGCACGGCGCCCGGGGCGCTGGGCGAATACAACGGCAAGTTCATGCTGAACCAGTATGTGCTGCGCGGCTCGTCGTGCGCCACGCCGGCCGGCCATGCGCGCGCCAGCTACCGCAATTTCTTCCCGGCCGGCGCGCGCTGGCAATTTACGGGCATCCGCCTGGCGCGCCAGGTGGAATAA
- a CDS encoding GlcG/HbpS family heme-binding protein, with translation MQSKPILTLDDVKKIAAAAEAEAVKNNWAVTIAIVDDGGHLVWLQRMDGVAPISSHIAPSKAKTAALGRRESRIYEEMINGGRVSFLSAPEIDGLLEGGVPIVFDGHYVGAVGVSGVKSAEDAQIAKAGIAALTA, from the coding sequence ATGCAATCGAAACCGATTTTGACCCTGGACGACGTAAAGAAAATCGCTGCCGCCGCCGAAGCGGAAGCGGTCAAGAATAACTGGGCGGTCACGATCGCCATCGTCGACGACGGCGGCCATCTGGTATGGCTGCAGCGCATGGATGGCGTGGCGCCGATCTCGTCGCACATCGCCCCATCGAAAGCCAAGACGGCCGCGCTGGGCCGCCGCGAATCGCGCATCTATGAAGAGATGATCAACGGCGGCCGCGTGTCGTTCCTGAGCGCCCCGGAAATCGACGGCTTGCTCGAAGGCGGCGTGCCCATCGTGTTCGACGGCCACTACGTGGGCGCCGTCGGCGTCTCGGGTGTCAAGTCAGCCGAGGACGCGCAAATTGCCAAAGCGGGCATCGCCGCTTTGACGGCCTAA
- a CDS encoding ABC transporter ATP-binding protein: MLELRHLSKSYANARPVLANISCRFKAGEFIAIMGDSGVGKSTLLNLIAGLDTPDAGAEAHPILVDGIAMSSLDDAAATRLRRARMGFIFQAFHVLPHLTLLQNVALPLLLNGLPQERAASMLEAVGLGGRGGDFPQQLSGGEMQRVAIARALVHKPALVLADEPTGNLDPDTAHSILQLLRAEIKANGSCAIMVTHSLAAAEMADRTMILTKSGLQNTTTVNQIDQTIS; encoded by the coding sequence ATGCTCGAATTGCGCCATCTGTCGAAGTCCTATGCCAATGCCCGTCCCGTGCTGGCCAACATTTCCTGCCGCTTCAAGGCGGGGGAATTCATCGCCATCATGGGCGATTCGGGCGTGGGCAAGTCGACCTTGCTGAACCTGATCGCCGGCCTCGATACGCCCGATGCGGGTGCCGAAGCGCACCCTATCCTGGTGGACGGCATTGCCATGTCCAGCCTCGATGACGCCGCCGCCACCCGACTGCGTCGCGCCCGCATGGGCTTTATTTTCCAGGCTTTCCACGTCTTGCCGCACCTGACCCTGCTGCAAAACGTGGCCCTGCCGCTGCTGCTCAACGGACTGCCCCAGGAGCGTGCCGCCAGCATGCTCGAGGCCGTCGGCCTGGGCGGACGCGGCGGCGACTTTCCGCAGCAATTGTCGGGCGGCGAAATGCAGCGCGTGGCCATCGCCCGCGCACTCGTGCACAAGCCGGCGCTGGTGCTGGCCGATGAACCCACCGGCAACCTCGACCCGGACACGGCGCACAGCATCCTGCAATTGCTGCGCGCCGAAATCAAGGCCAACGGCAGTTGCGCGATCATGGTCACGCACTCGCTGGCCGCCGCCGAAATGGCGGACCGGACCATGATTCTGACGAAAAGCGGCTTACAAAATACAACAACCGTCAACCAAATTGATCAAACAATCAGTTAA